From a region of the Impatiens glandulifera chromosome 4, dImpGla2.1, whole genome shotgun sequence genome:
- the LOC124934787 gene encoding uncharacterized protein LOC124934787 produces the protein MKAYIIALIVCSSVIAALFVLCCLFKVRSKKKPKTVAAPATTTANYRPPPPRPTYRDVEKGLEKPKTSRTKDGGMLIMAGAGAVAATVTTTAVSRSSDGDGGGCSGCGGGGGCGGSCG, from the coding sequence atgaaaGCATACATCATTGCCCTCATAGTTTGTTCCTCTGTGATTGCAGCTTTGTTTGTACTATGTTGTCTCTTCAAAGTTAGGTCAAAAAAGAAACCAAAAACTGTTGCTGCCCCTGCCACTACAACCGCCAATTATAGGCCTCCTCCTCCCCGTCCGACCTATAGGGATGTTGAGAAAGGACTAGAGAAGCCAAAAACAAGCCGAACCAAGGATGGTGGCATGCTTATTATGGCCGGAGCTGGCGCAGTTGCCGCCACCGTAACGACAACTGCTGTCAGTCGCAGCAGCGATGGAGACGGGGGTGGGTGCAGTGGTTGTGGTGGAGGTGGTGGTTGTGGTGGAAGTTGCGGATGA